ATAATTATTGAGGCCCTTCAAGCATATAAGCATAAACGTAATGGGCAGTTGAGCTCTTCCGAATAAGACAGTAAATGGACTGCAAAGTTCTTTAACGAACTCCCGTTACTTTTGTAAGCTTCTTCACGGCGCGAATCGCTAAAGTCGACGCCCTCAAGACGTTAGGCTTTTGCCTTTTGTTCGAAATATAAAACATTACGGGCGTTATTTAACGTAAGATGTCCGGTGAAGTAAAGTTTTTAAGGTTTGAAAAATAAAACCTTAATGTGGAGTATCCTATAGGCAAGAGAATAACGGAGATCAGGGAAAAGAAGGGAATTAGCGTAACGCAACTGGCAAAAATGGCAGGAATATCAAAGTCCACGCTTTGGGAAATAGAGAACGGTAAAATATCTCCCAATATTTCGACCCTTTGGAGCATAGCCAACGCATTAGGTGTTACCTTTGGCGAGCTCATAACTTACGATATCGTCGTCAAGGATGAGGGGTCTGAGGTTCGATTAATCGAACGAAACAACAATATAGAAGTATACTTGATGAAGCTAAACGGCGGTTCGGTTAGATATTCTAAAGCACATAGCAATTCTCCAGTTGAGTTAGTTCACGTAATTAAGGGAGCTATGATAGTTGGGCCGTTCGAAAGTCCAGAGTTTGTGTGGGAAGGCAAAACGGTTAAGTTCTATGGAGGCGTGGACCACGTTTATGCGGCAGTAGGGGGAGAGGCGGAAGCAATAGTAACAATGAAGTACTTCTCCGAAAAGAGTATCACTAAAATTGAATATAGAAATATTAAGGAAATAAAAATAGAAAAATATAGGGATTTGTTGGAAAGCAAAGCGGTAAATAACAACGTATTAGCAACTGCGATTTCAACCATAAATGATCACGACGCAAGCCACTTGCAGAATGACGATCTCTTGCTGTTCGACGTATTATCGGCTGAGCTCAAGACCTTGTCTGGGACTTTAACGGTACCTAAAGTTGTATTTAACTCTTTAAACTCTTTAGGATTAGCCGAAAGATCTTCTGTTACTAATTTCGAAAAAAACATAGATGTAGTAAGATATTATATCTATGAGCCGCTGCATCCAGGCTATGCGGAGCAAGCAGTTTTCGTCGCGTACGAGCTAGAAAGGAGGAACATAAAAGACGTGATCAGCATAGGCTGTGGCCCCGCATATCATGAGGCTATGCTTAAAGAAATTATACCAGATTTAAGCATAACTTGCATAGAAAATTCTCAGTTCTTTAAGAAACTTTCGCCGTTTAAAGTATTAGATGAAGTGCCAAACGGCGTAAACGCAATTATATCTTTCGGCTCTTCTCATCATATTGAGGGCTTCCTAAGGCTGGTCGCTAATAAACTAAAGAAGGGCGGGACGCTAATAGTCTCGGACGAGTTCGTAGCTGACTATTCTTCAGAAAGGGAGAGAAAGAGGAATGTAATTAGGCACCACTTGGGTTACCTGCTCGACATCCCGTTAGCCGAGTTCAGGGAAGAACTACTGTCAGCTTTTAACGCCAAAAATATTGATATTTCGCTCGGCATACTATCAAGAATTTATATTAAAATATTCAAAAACATTAAGGATAAAATAACAATTGATAGAGTAGAAGATGCATTCTTAAACTTCTACTATTTGGAGTTAACGTCGCTCCTTTTGGGCGTAGCATACATAGAAGAGAAAAAAGTATCTTTAAATAAATTTATTGCAGAATCATCTATGCTTGGCCTGAAGCTCGACTCAGTTTACAAGGTTTACCCCACTGGAAAGGACAGCGGGACTTACGTCGTCGCATTCACCAGGGCATGAGCAATGAAGAGGTTAGGGATAGTCGAAATGATAGTTACAACTGTGATATGGGGCAGCATACCGATCTTGGCCCTATTGTCAGACTTGCCGTCACCTGTTTTCGTATTCTTCAGGGTTTTTCTCACTTCCCTCTTCCTTTTCCCAATAGTAAAGAAGATAAGACCAAAGCTCCTGCTGAAAATTACAATATTACTTTCAGGCCTATCATTAGCCCTTAACTGGATATTTCTGTTTTATTCTATAAGATTAGTTCAGGTATCTGAGGCAATATTACTGTATTATACGGGGCCGATATTTGCAACAATAATCATGCACTTCTTAGGGGAGAGGATAAACGGGGTAAAGTTAATATCGATCCTTCTAGCTTTCGGCGGGATAATACTAATCCTCGATCCCACCGAAATGAGCCTAAATTTAGGCATATATGTCGCGTTGCTCAGCGGCCTCTTTTACGGCATTTTAGCTGTAACCAGCAAGCTCTCGACTAAGCTCGTCAGCTCCAAGGAACTTGTGCTCTACCAAACCATAATAGCTAGCGCGCTTACCTTCCCGTTCTTGTTCGCGTTTAAGTTCTCGTTCACGCTTTACACGGCTATAATAGTCTTGGTAGCAGCACTGGTTAACACCCTTTTAGCCCTCTTCCTATGGTACGACGCGTTAACTAAAATCAGCGTCCAACTCGCCTCAGTACTTAGCTATTTAGACCCCGTTTTCGCAATTATATTTGCATATATTTTCTTGGCACAAATGCCGTCCACTATGACAATAGTAGGAGGAATACTGATAATAGTAGGAGGAATAATATCGATTTTTGCCGAAACTTTCTGAGTAAAGAACGTTAGCTAACCATAGTAACTAAGGGGTGCCATCCCAGTGGGGGATAGGACTTGAACTTATACAGGCTTACGTCAGGGGAACCTCAGTCTGCTCCGAGGGGGATATTGCCGCATTCCCGCATCTCAAAAGTAAGGGAGTCATCAAAAAGGAGGAGGATGGCACTGGTGATAAACTTCAGGCTTTCTTTGACTGGCGCTTAAAGGTCGGACGAAATATCCCTGACACGCGTAAGGACTACGTCTCGTACCTTAAGAAGCCCCTTGACCGCAAAAAGAAGTGGAGTGTTATGCTTATAAACTTTACTACGAGTTCTTAGGAAAGGAAGAGAAGGCTAAGGAGTTGAAAGTAGAGAAGAAAGCATCGGTGCTCGTGTATAGAGTCCCTACAGTCAATAAGATAAAAGCAGTGCTTAGTCACGAAGACGAGAGAATAAGAGTGCAGAGTACTGTATAGACTTTTGTTGGAAAGCGGGGTTGGGCTCAAGGAGGCATTATACATATTAAATAATTATAACCCTTCACTAGACCAAAAAGAAGACGGGTTCTATATCTACATGGTCAATCTCGTGAGGAAAAGCAAGAAAGACATGTATGGTAATATTATGTTCTCAATAGAAGTTAAGGGTAATATAAGGATACTCTACAGTGTTGATTTAAAAAACTGTATAGTATTTATTTGGGGGTTTGGGGTCTCACAAGGACTTTTACGGTCGTGGTTGAGCTCATAATAAGCCTCAATAAGCATTTTTTCTAAACTCCTATAAATCCTCCTTACCATCAATAACTAAGTAACCCTCACCTTTCTCGTCCTTATCTTCAATTCTCATAAGTATAGGTTTATCGAGAACATTAAAAAGGAATAAGTAATTACTCTCATTGAATTTCGAAAAATTATTGAGTAAAACTAGATAGGTGCCAGTCGTCAAATTTTGTTATGAGAAAAACTTGGAGTGTTTATCACAAAAAATTTCACTCTCAAGTTAATACTATAATCCCTTTTAGTGTTTTTGATCTCTTCGTCTATTATATTTGTCATGATCTACAAATTGTTGTTAATTTCACAAAGACCTAAGGTAATGCGATAATGACAAGAGGATTTAAATTCTGAAATCCTGAAAGAAACAGTTTTCAAACCCACCTTTTCACCCTACAACGAATAGTAAAATTTTTGAAACCCTACTTAGCGTATTTTAACATATGAATACCAGAGGTTTAATTCTATTCTATTTAGCAAGAAAGAATTGTGCCACCTTAGATGAGATTTATAGTAATTTTCAAATAAATAAAAATACTGCAAAAATTGCCCTTAGCTGGTTAGCAAAAGAACAATATAACAAGGAGATAGCTTAGAACTTCAACTGGAGAAAGATTCAGACTATACTGTATAAGCAGCACTAGGCTTAAGGAACTTAACATTTAGCAGGTTAACTGGGGAGTTAATGCATTTAATAGACTATCTTTAATAGAATTAGGTACTCTATTTTTATTTATTATAAACTTATCTGTCAAAAGATTTAACGTTTAACGTATAACGTTGAATAACACTGTTCTTATTTAACTTGTCAGAGACCTGGCAATTTTGGGTACAAGTCCCCATGGGCCCCATTATTATTATTCCTGTGTTAGTAAACAATGCTCATAGTATTGTCATTAGAGTGTTTATATTTCTATATTTAAATTAAGATATACAAAACCTTGTATTGACATTTACTCTTTGTAGAGATCTTCATTAATTAATAAATTTATACCCTCCTAATGACGACATTATGACAATAATATCAAATTTTGATAATGAAGATGAGAATTTTATAATTAAAAATAGTAGAGTATGTAATGATGGATAAAGACTACATATTAAAAAGGCTTAACTCCGCAGAACTTATTCCGTTAGATGAACTTAATATCTATTTAATAAGTGAAAATAAGGATGTAAAGCACGAAGCCTGGAATTACGTTTTAAGAAACTTAAAGAGTTTAGATAAGAAATATCTTCTCTACCTATTACAATTTCCAGATACTGGAACAAGATATAGGGCTTGGAATGAGGTTCCAGTTCTCATAAAAGATGGTATACTAACATTTAATGAAGTAAGAGAGTTAAAAGAGTATTTCTTTGAAATGCTAAAAGACGATAATATTACTGTTAGAGCTTTAAGTTGGTATGTAACATTAATTCCTTTAATAGAGATAGGATTAGTTAAGAAGGAAGAACTTATTCAATATTACAAATGGCTTTGTGATTTAAAGATGGAGGAATTAGAGGAGATTAAAGCAGAACTAGGAGTAAAATGCTAAAAATATTTTAAACTGATTTTTTTAATGTGATAAAAGTAGGAACTTGCGGATTTACTTATAAGCATTTTAAATATTTTGACGTTTTAGAGGTTCAGCAAACATTTTACGATATAGTGAGCGAATCTCAACTCCAAAATTGGAGAAAAAAGGCTGAAGAAAATAAAGTCGAACTTACAATAAAGGCTTTGCAAGTAATTACCCATGAATATAACACTACAACATATAAAAGAATGAAGAATAAGTTTGGTGATGTGAATAATTACGGCTTCTTTAAAAATACTAAAGAAGTCGAAGAAGCTACTGAGATAACGTTAAAGGAAGCTAAACTACTTAATGCCACTATCATAATTTTTCAATCTCCAGCTTCTTTTAAACCTTCAGAAGAAAATACAAAAGCAGTTATAGACTATTTTTCCACACTTAACAAGAGCTTCAAATACGCTTGGGAACCAAGAGGAGAGTGGTACTATAGAACAGATTTACTGAAAAAAGTGTTAGACGCAGTTAACATAATTCACGTTGTTGATCCGTTCAAGCATGAATCATTAACCTCTGAAAGGTATTTTAGACTTCACGGTATAGGAAAAGGAGAAGTTAACTATTCTTACAAATACACTGACGATGACTTAAAGAAGCTGAAGTCAATGGTTAGGGATGGCGACTATGTCTTATTTAATAATATTTATTCGTTTAATGATGCCTTAAGGTTTAAAGAAATACTTAAATGATGTGTAAAGTTTTATATACAATTAAGCTAATGAGTTATAATCAGATTTAATAGCCTAGATTTACTGGCATGTTCTATATAATTTACATAGAAAGAATAATGATTTTGTTAAAGATCACATGCAAGATTACAACGTATACTTACTCATATGGGGATAAGGGTTTTACTCCTAGCTAGGTCTATATTTACTTAGACCCGAATAATATGTTTTACATAAGGAGTATTTAACGTATTTACCTAAAGACTCTTTACTTCAGAACCTTGCTCAACATGTTTTTCTGAGTTTGGGTGTTTATACTCTTGGTCAATTAAGAACTTTAAATGAAAACAACGATTTTCTGATAAGTACTAATAATAAATATAAGTACATATGCTATTATAAGTTAGTATCTTCTTTGTATCTGATTATTAAGAGAAACAGATTATATGTTTTCGCACGAAATAAAATTCGTATTTTTCATATTACTGTGAAATAAGCTAAAACGGTTTGGTTAAAATAGTCTACTGCCTCAACAGTATATATTCCAGGCTGAAAGTAAGTAAAGTTAGATCCTATCCAATAGCCATTAAGGGATGTCATGAGTACATCGTGCATCGTAGTTTGAAGACTTCCATTATATATCAGCTGTATTTTATCACTCATGGGTAACAGCTTATATTGAGTGACAGCAAATATCGCTGGGCAGTAATAATATCCGCTAGGCTTGTAAAAGTATAAATGCTTAGCCATAGAAATGTTTTCTATAGTGTAATATCCCTTGAAAACTTTAAACCCTACGAGCTTTTGAGTTCCACATGGAGTTGATGAAGGCATTATAATATAGGAACTTACATTAATATAAAGAGGACTTTTTCCACTGTAATACAACTCTACCGCAATACTAATGCCTTGCCCAGCGTAAATTTTCGTAGTGTTTAGCTCGAGAGAAAGATGTAAAGCCTTTAACGTTGAAATTATTTTAACTTTTTCTGTTGTTTTTGAACTATTAGGATAGATATAATTAATATATAGCATAGAGGTAAGTAATGATATTATAACAATTCCTATTATAACAAATACATAGAGTCTTTTCATCAATAAATATATAAAAAAATATTTATTTAAGCTTAATCCCAACAGTGATTAATTTGAGTAGTATCTATATAATGTTCGATAAAGATAGGAAGATCTTAAAACAAATGAATATCTTTTGAATAATATTCTAGAAAATTATTATTTATTAATAATATTTCTTATTTAGTTTTCAAAATTCTTATTCTAAAAGTGTTTCCTTGCCTTTCTATCTCACAAGGATAACCTCGTGATTCACATATAACTGGAATCGAAAGTTCTGCTGGTTCATCATCACTGAGTATCTCAAGTACTTGTCCTTCTTTCATGTGGTTAAGCATTTTAACTATTTCAATTTGAGGCTCTGGACAAGGTTCACCTCTTAGATCAAGTGTCACATCTGGCTTAGTTGATTTAATTTTATCGCCCATCAAGAGCTCTTTAGTTTAAATA
The sequence above is drawn from the Sulfurisphaera tokodaii str. 7 genome and encodes:
- a CDS encoding helix-turn-helix domain-containing protein, producing the protein MEYPIGKRITEIREKKGISVTQLAKMAGISKSTLWEIENGKISPNISTLWSIANALGVTFGELITYDIVVKDEGSEVRLIERNNNIEVYLMKLNGGSVRYSKAHSNSPVELVHVIKGAMIVGPFESPEFVWEGKTVKFYGGVDHVYAAVGGEAEAIVTMKYFSEKSITKIEYRNIKEIKIEKYRDLLESKAVNNNVLATAISTINDHDASHLQNDDLLLFDVLSAELKTLSGTLTVPKVVFNSLNSLGLAERSSVTNFEKNIDVVRYYIYEPLHPGYAEQAVFVAYELERRNIKDVISIGCGPAYHEAMLKEIIPDLSITCIENSQFFKKLSPFKVLDEVPNGVNAIISFGSSHHIEGFLRLVANKLKKGGTLIVSDEFVADYSSERERKRNVIRHHLGYLLDIPLAEFREELLSAFNAKNIDISLGILSRIYIKIFKNIKDKITIDRVEDAFLNFYYLELTSLLLGVAYIEEKKVSLNKFIAESSMLGLKLDSVYKVYPTGKDSGTYVVAFTRA
- a CDS encoding DMT family transporter, with amino-acid sequence MKRLGIVEMIVTTVIWGSIPILALLSDLPSPVFVFFRVFLTSLFLFPIVKKIRPKLLLKITILLSGLSLALNWIFLFYSIRLVQVSEAILLYYTGPIFATIIMHFLGERINGVKLISILLAFGGIILILDPTEMSLNLGIYVALLSGLFYGILAVTSKLSTKLVSSKELVLYQTIIASALTFPFLFAFKFSFTLYTAIIVLVAALVNTLLALFLWYDALTKISVQLASVLSYLDPVFAIIFAYIFLAQMPSTMTIVGGILIIVGGIISIFAETF
- a CDS encoding DUF72 domain-containing protein, which produces MIKVGTCGFTYKHFKYFDVLEVQQTFYDIVSESQLQNWRKKAEENKVELTIKALQVITHEYNTTTYKRMKNKFGDVNNYGFFKNTKEVEEATEITLKEAKLLNATIIIFQSPASFKPSEENTKAVIDYFSTLNKSFKYAWEPRGEWYYRTDLLKKVLDAVNIIHVVDPFKHESLTSERYFRLHGIGKGEVNYSYKYTDDDLKKLKSMVRDGDYVLFNNIYSFNDALRFKEILK
- a CDS encoding sulfurtransferase TusA family protein, which encodes MGDKIKSTKPDVTLDLRGEPCPEPQIEIVKMLNHMKEGQVLEILSDDEPAELSIPVICESRGYPCEIERQGNTFRIRILKTK